A portion of the Rhodopseudomonas sp. BAL398 genome contains these proteins:
- the gyrB gene encoding DNA topoisomerase (ATP-hydrolyzing) subunit B codes for MTEPARLPTAEIETSVPPIEYGAESIRVLKGLDAVRKRPGMYIGDTDDGSGLHHMVYEVVDNAIDEALAGHASAVEVVLNADGSVTVRDDGRGIPVDIHKGEGISAAEVIMTQLHAGGKFDQNSYKVSGGLHGVGVSVVNALSSKLELRVWRNGKEHFVEFAHGDVVAPLVVVGDANGKRGTEVTFLASPETFTHIEYDFATLEHRLRELAFLNSGVNIVLSDLRHPVEKREQMMYEGGVEEFVKYLDRNKKAMVPSPIVINAELNGIGVEAALWWNDSYHENVLCFTNNIPQRDGGTHLAGFRGALTRQVNGYADAIAKREKIALTGDDCREGLTAVLSVKVPDPKFSSQTKDKLVSSEVRPVVENVLNEALAAWFEEHPSEAKVIVGKVVEAASAREAARKARELTRRKGALDIASLPGKLADCQERDPAKSELFIVEGDSAGGSAKQGRNREFQAVLPLRGKILNVERARFDKMLGSEQIGTLITALGTGIGRDDFDIAKLRYHKIILMTDADVDGAHIRTLLLTFFFRQMPTLIEGGYLYIAQPPLYKVTRGKSEQYLKDERALEDYLIETGLDDCVFKLATGEDRTGRDLLALVEDARVIRGTLHNLHSRYNRKVIEQAAIAGVMNPRVTGDLATANAAADYIAKRLDALADEVERGWVGRFTEGEGFTFERTIRGVKDVAMIDDALLGSVDARKLDEYAARLQEAYPRPGTLRRKDTETPIHGPVSLFEAVTEAGRKGVALQRYKGLGEMNPEQLWHTTLDTNARSLMQVKVREVDEADDIFTKLMGDVVEPRREFIQENSLEANVDV; via the coding sequence ATGACAGAACCCGCCCGGCTGCCGACCGCCGAAATCGAAACCTCGGTTCCTCCGATCGAATATGGCGCGGAATCGATCCGGGTGCTGAAAGGCCTCGACGCCGTGCGCAAACGGCCGGGCATGTATATCGGCGACACCGATGACGGCTCCGGCCTGCACCACATGGTCTACGAGGTCGTCGACAACGCCATCGACGAGGCGCTGGCCGGTCACGCCTCCGCGGTCGAAGTGGTGCTCAACGCCGACGGCTCGGTCACGGTGCGCGACGACGGCCGCGGCATTCCGGTCGACATCCACAAGGGCGAAGGCATCTCCGCGGCCGAGGTCATCATGACCCAGCTGCACGCCGGCGGAAAATTCGACCAGAACTCCTACAAGGTCTCCGGCGGCCTGCATGGCGTCGGCGTCTCGGTGGTCAACGCGCTATCGAGCAAGCTCGAACTGCGGGTCTGGCGCAACGGCAAGGAACACTTCGTCGAATTCGCCCATGGCGACGTGGTGGCGCCGCTGGTGGTGGTCGGCGATGCCAATGGCAAGCGCGGCACCGAGGTGACCTTCCTGGCCTCGCCCGAGACATTCACCCACATCGAATATGATTTCGCCACGCTGGAGCATCGCCTGCGCGAGCTCGCCTTCCTCAATTCCGGCGTCAACATCGTGCTGTCCGACCTGCGTCACCCGGTCGAGAAGCGCGAGCAGATGATGTATGAGGGCGGCGTCGAGGAATTCGTTAAATATCTCGACCGCAACAAGAAGGCGATGGTGCCTTCGCCGATCGTCATCAATGCCGAGCTGAACGGCATCGGCGTCGAGGCGGCGCTGTGGTGGAACGACAGCTACCACGAGAACGTACTGTGCTTCACCAACAACATCCCGCAGCGCGACGGCGGCACGCATCTGGCGGGCTTTCGCGGCGCGCTGACGCGCCAGGTCAACGGCTATGCCGACGCCATCGCCAAGCGTGAAAAGATCGCGCTGACCGGCGACGATTGCCGCGAGGGCCTGACCGCGGTGCTCTCGGTCAAGGTGCCGGATCCGAAATTCTCCTCGCAGACCAAGGACAAATTGGTGTCCTCGGAAGTCCGCCCGGTGGTCGAGAACGTGCTCAACGAAGCACTCGCCGCCTGGTTCGAGGAACACCCCTCCGAGGCCAAGGTGATCGTCGGCAAGGTGGTCGAGGCCGCCTCGGCGCGCGAGGCGGCGCGCAAGGCGCGCGAGCTGACGCGGCGCAAGGGCGCGCTCGACATCGCCTCGCTGCCGGGCAAACTCGCCGACTGTCAGGAGCGCGATCCGGCCAAATCCGAATTGTTCATCGTCGAGGGAGACTCGGCAGGCGGCAGCGCCAAGCAGGGCCGCAACCGCGAATTCCAGGCGGTGCTGCCGCTGCGCGGCAAGATCCTCAATGTCGAACGCGCCCGCTTCGACAAGATGCTGGGCTCCGAGCAGATCGGCACGCTGATCACCGCGCTCGGCACCGGGATCGGCCGCGACGATTTCGACATCGCCAAGCTGCGCTACCACAAGATCATCCTGATGACCGACGCCGACGTCGACGGCGCGCATATCCGCACCCTGCTGTTGACGTTCTTCTTCAGGCAGATGCCGACCCTGATCGAGGGCGGCTATCTCTATATCGCGCAGCCGCCGCTCTATAAGGTGACGCGCGGCAAGTCCGAGCAATATCTCAAGGACGAGCGCGCGCTGGAAGACTATCTCATCGAAACCGGCCTCGACGACTGCGTGTTCAAGCTCGCCACCGGCGAGGACCGCACCGGCCGCGACCTGTTGGCGCTGGTGGAAGACGCCCGCGTGATCCGCGGCACGCTGCACAATCTGCACAGCCGCTACAATCGCAAGGTGATCGAACAGGCGGCGATCGCCGGCGTGATGAATCCGCGCGTCACCGGCGACCTCGCCACCGCCAACGCCGCTGCCGATTACATCGCCAAGAGGCTCGACGCGCTGGCCGACGAGGTCGAGCGCGGCTGGGTCGGCCGCTTCACCGAGGGCGAAGGGTTTACCTTCGAACGCACCATCCGCGGCGTCAAGGACGTGGCGATGATCGACGACGCGCTGCTCGGCTCGGTCGACGCGCGCAAGCTCGACGAATATGCGGCGCGGCTGCAAGAGGCCTATCCGCGCCCCGGCACGCTGCGCCGCAAGGATACCGAGACGCCGATCCACGGCCCCGTCAGCCTGTTTGAGGCGGTCACCGAGGCCGGGCGCAAGGGCGTGGCGCTGCAACGCTACAAAGGCCTCGGCGAGATGAATCCGGAGCAGCTGTGGCACACCACGCTCGACACCAATGCGCGCTCGCTGATGCAGGTAAAAGTCCGCGAGGTCGACGAGGCCGACGACATCTTCACCAAGCTGATGGGCGACGTCGTCGAACCGCGCCGCGAATTCATCCAGGAGAATTCGCTGGAAGCCAATGTGGATGTGTAA
- a CDS encoding FadR/GntR family transcriptional regulator produces MNDTIDTTDHENVRPNRSPAGRSPLAQNVFQALRAQIAAGQLRPEQKLPGEHELAETYLVSRPIVREALRQLREERLIYSRRGAGSFVVARPDLGTSQPAIGFAPVETIADIQRCYDFRLTIEPDHAYWAALRWNAQALDEIAAALDLMRDATVARLHREDADFAFHLAIAQATNNHYYVSSMTALKDHIHVGMKFHGNSVSGAQSRLENVFAEHGGIFEAIRARDVERARALMRSHLEGSRDRVFEGRMLDLSL; encoded by the coding sequence TTGAACGACACGATCGACACGACGGACCATGAGAATGTGCGGCCAAACCGGTCGCCGGCCGGGCGCAGCCCACTAGCGCAGAACGTATTTCAGGCGCTTCGGGCGCAGATTGCCGCGGGCCAGTTGCGACCGGAGCAGAAGCTGCCGGGCGAGCACGAGCTCGCCGAGACCTATCTGGTTTCGCGCCCGATCGTGCGCGAAGCGTTGCGGCAACTCAGGGAAGAACGGCTGATCTATTCACGGCGCGGCGCCGGCAGCTTCGTGGTCGCGCGTCCCGATCTTGGCACCAGCCAGCCCGCCATCGGCTTTGCCCCCGTCGAAACCATCGCCGACATCCAGCGCTGCTACGATTTCCGCCTGACGATCGAACCCGATCACGCTTATTGGGCGGCGTTGCGCTGGAACGCCCAGGCGCTCGACGAGATCGCCGCCGCGCTCGACCTCATGCGCGATGCCACCGTCGCCCGGCTGCATCGTGAAGACGCGGATTTTGCCTTTCACCTGGCGATCGCACAGGCGACCAACAATCACTACTACGTCTCGTCGATGACCGCGCTGAAGGACCACATCCATGTGGGCATGAAATTCCACGGCAATTCGGTCTCCGGGGCGCAGAGCAGGCTGGAGAACGTCTTCGCCGAGCACGGCGGCATCTTCGAAGCGATCCGCGCCCGCGATGTCGAACGCGCCCGCGCATTGATGCGCAGCCACCTCGAAGGCTCGCGCGACCGCGTGTTCGAAGGTCGCATGCTCGATTTGTCGCTGTGA
- a CDS encoding iron-containing alcohol dehydrogenase, with protein MTAPLSQPIDLVRPPQILFGSGVAARVGSWISRRNLTKAFVVADTFNATRVEVLNLTCETIVFDAFRPEPDAADLERLLAAVESAKPDLIIGFGGGSAMDLAKLAAVLPGSGQHFMDVVGPDKVSGRARALIQVPTTAGTGSEAGTRALVTDPKTLAKLAVQSDHMLADLAAVDPDLTLTVPRAITVATGVDALAHCVEAYTNKKAHPTIDLYALEGIRLVGRWLPRAAENGADRDARAGMALASLYGGICLGPVNTAGGHAVAYPLGSRHHIPHGAANALIFPHVLAFNAPAVAERTATILAALGLESKSDPASVFAAAHQWCVDLGCEMRLSAMGVPADDLPIMADEAHAIRRLLDNNPRDLTRDDILAIYLAAA; from the coding sequence ATGACCGCACCGCTGTCGCAACCGATCGATCTCGTCCGTCCGCCGCAGATTCTGTTTGGGTCCGGCGTGGCCGCGCGGGTCGGCAGCTGGATCAGCCGGCGTAACCTGACCAAGGCGTTCGTCGTCGCCGATACGTTCAATGCGACGCGGGTCGAGGTTCTGAACCTCACCTGCGAAACGATCGTCTTCGATGCGTTCCGGCCCGAACCCGACGCGGCCGATCTCGAAAGGCTGCTGGCGGCCGTCGAGAGCGCGAAGCCCGATCTCATTATCGGCTTCGGCGGCGGCAGCGCCATGGACCTCGCCAAGCTCGCCGCGGTCCTGCCCGGCAGCGGTCAGCACTTCATGGATGTTGTCGGGCCGGACAAGGTGAGCGGCCGCGCCCGCGCGCTGATCCAGGTTCCGACCACCGCCGGCACCGGCAGCGAGGCCGGGACGCGCGCGCTCGTCACAGATCCGAAGACGCTGGCCAAGCTCGCGGTGCAGAGCGACCACATGTTGGCCGATCTCGCCGCCGTCGATCCGGATCTGACGCTCACAGTGCCGCGCGCGATCACGGTCGCGACCGGGGTCGACGCGCTGGCGCATTGCGTCGAAGCCTACACCAACAAGAAGGCGCATCCGACCATCGATCTCTACGCCCTGGAAGGCATTCGCCTGGTCGGCCGCTGGCTGCCGCGCGCGGCCGAAAATGGCGCTGATCGCGACGCCCGCGCCGGCATGGCGCTGGCGTCGCTCTATGGCGGCATCTGTCTCGGGCCGGTGAATACCGCGGGCGGCCACGCGGTCGCCTATCCGCTCGGCTCGCGTCATCATATTCCGCACGGCGCAGCCAATGCGCTGATCTTCCCGCATGTGCTGGCCTTCAACGCGCCCGCGGTTGCTGAACGCACCGCGACCATCCTGGCCGCGCTTGGCCTCGAATCGAAATCCGATCCCGCCAGCGTGTTCGCCGCTGCGCACCAATGGTGCGTCGATCTGGGCTGCGAGATGCGCCTGTCCGCAATGGGCGTTCCGGCCGACGATCTGCCGATCATGGCCGACGAGGCCCACGCCATCCGCCGCCTGCTCGACAACAACCCGCGCGATCTCACCCGCGACGACATTCTCGCCATCTACCTCGCCGCCGCCTAA
- a CDS encoding dihydrodipicolinate synthase family protein, which yields MTKIFGPFVAIVTPFDANEAIDEAALRRQVDRQAKAGNGVFCAGTNGEFYALSFQEKLRVAEICAEAAAGRVPVLAHIGEISTHETIALGKLIEKLDIKAMSAITPSFIACSQAELVNHYRRVADAMSKPVYLYNIPARTGNTIQPETARILADHPNIIGIKDSAGSQESLDAFLAIAKERQDFDVLVGADSLVLHGLQNGAAGCISGLGNISPVTLNAIHASFVAGDAAAATKHQDHYSALRKELYAHGFPPAMVKRALRVAMPEVGASRAPVLISDEVNAKVSEISKRFAEAIN from the coding sequence ATGACCAAGATCTTTGGACCATTCGTCGCCATCGTCACCCCGTTCGACGCCAACGAGGCAATCGACGAGGCCGCGCTGCGGCGCCAGGTCGATCGCCAGGCGAAAGCCGGCAACGGCGTGTTCTGCGCCGGCACCAATGGCGAGTTCTACGCTCTGTCGTTCCAGGAAAAACTGCGCGTCGCCGAAATCTGCGCCGAGGCCGCGGCTGGGCGCGTGCCGGTTCTCGCCCATATCGGCGAAATCTCGACTCACGAAACCATCGCGCTCGGCAAGCTGATCGAGAAGCTCGACATCAAGGCGATGTCGGCGATTACGCCATCCTTCATCGCCTGTTCGCAGGCCGAATTGGTCAATCACTATCGCCGCGTCGCCGACGCGATGTCGAAGCCGGTCTATCTTTACAACATCCCGGCCCGCACCGGGAACACGATCCAGCCGGAGACGGCGCGCATCCTCGCCGATCATCCCAACATCATCGGCATCAAGGACAGCGCAGGCTCGCAGGAAAGCCTCGACGCCTTTCTGGCCATCGCCAAGGAACGCCAGGATTTCGACGTTCTGGTCGGCGCCGATTCTCTGGTCTTGCACGGCCTGCAGAACGGCGCGGCCGGCTGCATCTCCGGCCTCGGCAACATCTCGCCGGTCACGCTCAACGCGATTCACGCATCGTTCGTCGCCGGCGATGCCGCCGCGGCAACCAAGCATCAGGACCACTATTCGGCACTGCGCAAAGAGCTCTACGCCCACGGCTTTCCGCCGGCGATGGTGAAGCGCGCGCTGCGCGTTGCGATGCCCGAGGTCGGCGCGAGCCGCGCGCCGGTGCTGATTTCGGACGAGGTCAACGCCAAGGTGAGCGAGATCTCGAAGCGCTTCGCCGAAGCGATCAACTGA
- a CDS encoding MFS transporter: MSVAAGLVSAAEAKATKVRWIVAGLMWSAIAINYIDRTVLSVAAPHLSKELSIPADQMGFILSAFFWSYALLQIPAGLLADRFGQKRGLGASVGLWSFATAATGLATGFYSLFAMRLGLGVGEAGAYPSNAGIASKWFPDRERATISGLFDSASKFGGAVAMPLIVWLMAMVGWRMTFVVIGAVGIVWTLIWWLFFTETPEKHPMMNKAELDYIRGGQAMKHGEDDSISMRWYELLRYRNVWAMCLGFFTINYISYFFITWLPTYLVREKGMGMIQMGFIAALPLLAGLVAEIIAGMASDRIVRSKRLSLTATRKLFLIGGLTMALCIGLAAIAESVALTVALLCVAKAGTTIAASQVWALPGDVAPKNMTSVLAGLQNMVSNFGGVVGPIVTGFIVVKTGSFNAALLFSAGVGLLGILNYAFLLGKVKPIVARA; this comes from the coding sequence ATGAGTGTTGCAGCAGGGTTAGTATCGGCCGCCGAAGCGAAAGCGACAAAAGTCCGCTGGATCGTCGCCGGATTGATGTGGTCGGCGATCGCGATCAACTATATCGACCGGACGGTGCTGTCGGTGGCAGCACCGCATCTGAGTAAGGAATTGTCGATTCCGGCCGATCAGATGGGCTTCATTCTCTCCGCCTTCTTCTGGTCCTACGCCCTGCTGCAAATTCCCGCCGGTCTGCTGGCGGATCGCTTCGGGCAGAAGCGCGGCCTCGGCGCTTCGGTCGGTCTGTGGTCCTTCGCCACCGCCGCGACCGGGCTCGCCACCGGCTTCTATTCGCTGTTCGCCATGCGCCTCGGCCTCGGCGTCGGCGAGGCCGGCGCCTATCCGAGCAATGCCGGCATCGCGTCGAAATGGTTTCCCGACCGCGAGCGCGCGACGATTTCCGGCCTGTTCGACAGCGCCTCGAAATTCGGCGGCGCGGTCGCGATGCCGCTTATCGTCTGGCTGATGGCGATGGTCGGCTGGCGCATGACCTTCGTGGTGATCGGGGCGGTCGGCATCGTCTGGACGCTGATCTGGTGGCTGTTCTTCACGGAGACGCCTGAAAAACACCCGATGATGAACAAGGCCGAGCTCGATTACATTCGCGGCGGCCAGGCGATGAAGCACGGCGAGGACGACAGCATTTCGATGCGGTGGTACGAGCTTCTGCGCTATCGCAATGTCTGGGCGATGTGCCTCGGCTTCTTCACGATCAACTACATCTCATATTTCTTCATCACCTGGCTGCCGACCTATCTGGTCAGGGAGAAGGGGATGGGGATGATCCAGATGGGCTTCATCGCGGCACTGCCGTTGTTGGCCGGGCTCGTCGCGGAAATCATCGCCGGCATGGCGTCGGATCGGATCGTGCGCTCCAAACGCCTGTCGCTGACGGCGACGCGCAAGCTGTTCCTGATCGGTGGCCTGACCATGGCGCTGTGCATCGGGCTCGCGGCGATCGCCGAGAGCGTGGCACTCACCGTCGCTCTGCTGTGCGTCGCCAAGGCCGGCACGACGATCGCCGCCTCGCAGGTGTGGGCGCTGCCGGGCGACGTCGCGCCGAAAAACATGACCAGCGTGCTCGCGGGCCTGCAAAACATGGTGTCGAATTTCGGCGGCGTGGTGGGACCGATCGTGACGGGCTTCATCGTCGTCAAGACCGGATCGTTCAACGCGGCGCTGCTGTTCTCGGCGGGGGTCGGACTGCTCGGCATCCTCAACTACGCCTTTCTGCTCGGCAAGGTTAAGCCGATCGTGGCGCGCGCATGA
- a CDS encoding hydroxyacid dehydrogenase, producing MTDSEHKGQIMAFTVVSLGGPVAPEGEEMLRAAGVTSLHTGPYPAKAEALDLLGRVSADAIIVRNVERIDAELMKASPNLKVVAKHGAGTNDIDLAAAKALNLPVLAAVGANSHSVAEHAFMLMLALIKDLRNQDAYVRGGGWDKKNYRGRELRGRVLGLVGIGMIGRALAAMVQPIGMTTIAYDPFAPAEAFGPHARRVETLDALLAEADVVSLHCPLTPKTQNLIDARAFGLMKPGALLINTARGEVVNEPALIEALKSGQIAAAGLDSFAVEPPAADNPLWALPNVIATPHCGGVTEEARREVSLITVRNVLALLGGSAVDPHYIVNR from the coding sequence ATGACCGACAGCGAACACAAGGGACAGATCATGGCATTCACCGTCGTCAGCCTCGGCGGGCCGGTCGCGCCCGAAGGCGAGGAGATGTTGCGCGCAGCCGGCGTCACCTCGCTGCATACCGGCCCCTATCCGGCGAAGGCGGAGGCCTTGGATCTGCTGGGCCGGGTGAGCGCCGACGCGATCATCGTGCGCAATGTCGAGCGGATCGACGCTGAGCTGATGAAGGCGTCGCCGAACCTCAAGGTCGTCGCCAAGCACGGCGCCGGCACCAATGATATCGACCTTGCGGCGGCGAAGGCGCTCAACCTGCCGGTTCTGGCCGCCGTCGGCGCCAATTCCCACTCGGTCGCCGAACACGCCTTCATGCTGATGCTGGCTCTGATCAAGGACCTGCGCAACCAGGATGCCTATGTGCGCGGCGGCGGCTGGGACAAGAAGAACTATCGCGGCCGCGAATTGCGCGGCCGGGTGCTCGGCCTGGTCGGCATCGGCATGATCGGCCGCGCGTTGGCCGCCATGGTCCAGCCGATCGGCATGACGACGATCGCCTATGATCCGTTCGCGCCGGCCGAGGCCTTCGGCCCGCATGCACGCCGAGTCGAGACGCTCGACGCGCTGCTCGCCGAAGCCGACGTCGTCAGCCTGCACTGCCCGTTGACCCCGAAGACGCAGAATCTGATCGACGCGCGCGCATTCGGCCTGATGAAGCCGGGTGCGCTGCTGATCAACACGGCGCGCGGCGAGGTGGTCAACGAGCCGGCGCTGATCGAGGCGCTGAAGAGCGGCCAGATCGCGGCGGCGGGGCTCGACAGCTTCGCGGTCGAGCCGCCCGCGGCCGACAATCCGCTATGGGCCTTGCCCAATGTCATCGCGACGCCGCATTGCGGCGGAGTCACCGAAGAAGCGCGACGCGAGGTGTCGCTGATCACCGTGCGCAACGTGCTGGCGCTGCTCGGCGGCAGCGCCGTCGATCCGCATTATATCGTCAATCGATAG
- the recF gene encoding DNA replication/repair protein RecF (All proteins in this family for which functions are known are DNA-binding proteins that assist the filamentation of RecA onto DNA for the initiation of recombination or recombinational repair.), producing MTASRIHRLSLTHFRNYRAASLTTRGDIVVLVGPNGAGKTNCIEAISFLSPGRGLRRATLDDVADNQGDGSWAVAAEIEGALGLATLGTGIDPPLPDTASARRCRIDRENVGSAAAFGDHLRMVWLTPAMDGLFMGAASERRRFFDRLVLAIDSQHSSRVSALDRSLRSRNRLLEARHADGHWLDAIERETAELAVAVAAMRGQTAIRLAAALDARGAASAFPSARLMLDGWMESALIDQPATAMEDRYRQILRDNRGRDAAAGRTLDGPHLTDLQVIYAPKAMPARDASTGEQKALLIGLVLAHAHLVSEMTGITPLLLLDEVVAHLDPSRRRALFGELAKLGAQVWMTGADPAAFAEIGATGEIFDVDAGQISRRG from the coding sequence ATGACCGCCTCCCGCATCCATCGCCTGAGCCTGACGCATTTCCGCAATTATCGTGCGGCGAGCCTGACCACACGTGGCGACATCGTCGTGCTGGTCGGGCCGAACGGCGCCGGCAAGACCAATTGCATCGAGGCGATTTCGTTTCTGTCGCCGGGGCGCGGGCTGCGGCGCGCCACGCTGGACGACGTGGCCGACAATCAGGGCGATGGCTCCTGGGCGGTTGCGGCCGAGATCGAGGGCGCGCTCGGCCTTGCCACGCTCGGCACCGGGATCGATCCGCCGCTGCCCGACACGGCTTCCGCGCGGCGTTGCCGGATCGATCGCGAGAATGTCGGCTCCGCTGCGGCGTTCGGCGATCATCTCCGCATGGTCTGGCTGACGCCGGCGATGGACGGGCTGTTCATGGGCGCGGCGTCGGAACGGAGGCGGTTTTTCGATCGGCTGGTGCTGGCGATCGACAGCCAGCATTCCTCGCGCGTCTCGGCGCTCGACCGCAGCCTGCGCTCGCGTAACCGGCTGCTGGAGGCGCGCCACGCCGACGGCCATTGGCTCGACGCCATCGAGCGCGAAACCGCGGAGCTGGCGGTGGCGGTGGCGGCGATGCGCGGCCAGACCGCGATCCGGCTTGCGGCCGCGCTGGATGCGCGCGGCGCGGCCTCGGCGTTCCCCTCAGCCCGGCTCATGCTCGACGGCTGGATGGAGAGCGCGCTGATCGATCAGCCCGCGACCGCGATGGAAGATCGCTATCGCCAGATCCTGCGCGACAATCGCGGCCGCGACGCCGCCGCCGGCCGCACGCTGGACGGGCCGCATCTGACCGACCTACAGGTGATCTACGCGCCGAAGGCGATGCCGGCGCGCGACGCCTCCACCGGCGAGCAGAAGGCGCTGCTGATCGGCCTGGTGCTGGCCCATGCCCATCTGGTTTCGGAAATGACTGGCATCACCCCGCTGCTGCTGCTCGACGAGGTGGTGGCGCATCTCGATCCATCGCGGCGCCGGGCGCTGTTCGGCGAATTGGCCAAGCTCGGCGCCCAGGTCTGGATGACCGGCGCCGATCCGGCCGCCTTCGCCGAGATCGGCGCCACCGGCGAGATCTTCGACGTCGATGCCGGACAGATCAGCCGGCGCGGCTGA
- a CDS encoding GIY-YIG nuclease family protein, with amino-acid sequence MSYWVYILASKPGGTLYVGVTNDLVRRIYEHREGLAESFTKRYGIKMLVYFEAHDTIAAALQREKNIKHWSREWKIDLIIAANPDWRDLYDEIVR; translated from the coding sequence ATGAGCTATTGGGTCTATATTCTTGCCAGCAAACCGGGCGGCACCCTGTACGTAGGTGTCACCAACGATCTGGTGCGCCGCATCTACGAGCATCGCGAGGGGCTCGCCGAGAGTTTCACCAAACGATACGGGATCAAGATGCTGGTGTATTTCGAGGCGCACGACACCATCGCCGCCGCACTCCAGCGCGAGAAGAACATCAAGCATTGGTCGCGAGAGTGGAAAATCGATCTCATCATTGCCGCCAATCCGGATTGGCGCGATCTCTATGACGAGATTGTCCGCTGA
- the dnaN gene encoding DNA polymerase III subunit beta: MKVTVERAQLLKSLGHVHRVVERRNTIPILGNVLVRAENARLSLKATDLDLEVTETLPAEVATAGSTTVPAHMFYDIVRKLPDGSQIVLEADGDRSVLAIRAGRSRFTLQTLPENDFPDLAAGEMTHSFALAAADVKRLIDRTQFAISTEETRYYLNGIYLHSAGSAKAATLRAVATDGHRLAQIDLALPAGAIGMPGVIVPRKTVGEVQRLIEDAEAEVGIELSAGKIRFTIGDVVLTSKLIDGTFPDYGRVIPQNNDKELIVDKKDFEAAVDRVSTISSERGRAVKLALSAGKLILSVTNPDSGSATEELEVEYASDALDIGFNSRYLLDIAAQIEGEVAVLKLADPGSPTLVQDKDAKGALYVLMPMRV; the protein is encoded by the coding sequence ATGAAGGTTACCGTCGAACGCGCGCAACTCTTGAAATCGTTGGGCCACGTGCATCGCGTGGTCGAACGTCGCAACACCATACCGATCCTCGGCAACGTCCTGGTGCGCGCCGAGAATGCCCGGCTGTCGCTGAAGGCCACCGACCTCGACCTTGAAGTGACCGAGACGCTGCCCGCCGAAGTCGCGACCGCGGGCTCGACCACGGTTCCCGCTCATATGTTCTACGACATCGTCCGCAAGCTGCCGGACGGATCGCAGATCGTGCTGGAAGCCGACGGTGACCGTTCGGTCCTGGCGATCCGCGCCGGGCGCTCGCGCTTCACGCTGCAGACCCTGCCGGAAAACGATTTCCCGGACCTCGCCGCCGGCGAGATGACGCATTCCTTCGCGCTGGCCGCGGCCGATGTGAAGCGGCTGATCGACCGCACTCAATTCGCGATCTCCACCGAAGAGACCCGCTATTATCTCAACGGCATCTATCTGCACAGCGCCGGCAGTGCCAAGGCCGCGACGCTGCGCGCGGTCGCCACCGACGGCCACCGCCTTGCCCAGATCGATCTGGCGCTGCCGGCGGGCGCCATCGGCATGCCCGGCGTGATCGTGCCGCGCAAGACCGTCGGCGAAGTCCAGCGACTGATCGAGGACGCCGAGGCCGAGGTCGGAATCGAGCTGTCTGCCGGCAAGATCCGCTTCACCATCGGCGACGTGGTGCTGACCTCGAAACTGATCGACGGCACCTTCCCGGATTACGGCCGGGTGATTCCGCAGAACAACGACAAGGAACTGATCGTCGACAAGAAGGATTTCGAGGCCGCGGTCGACCGCGTCTCGACGATTTCGAGCGAACGCGGCCGCGCCGTGAAACTGGCGCTCTCCGCCGGCAAGCTGATCCTGTCGGTGACCAATCCGGATTCCGGCAGCGCCACCGAGGAACTCGAGGTCGAATACGCCTCCGACGCGCTCGATATCGGCTTCAACTCGCGCTATCTGCTCGACATCGCCGCCCAGATCGAGGGCGAAGTCGCGGTGCTGAAACTCGCCGACCCCGGTTCGCCGACGCTGGTGCAGGACAAGGACGCCAAGGGCGCGCTCTACGTGCTGATGCCGATGCGGGTGTAG